In Mangifera indica cultivar Alphonso chromosome 14, CATAS_Mindica_2.1, whole genome shotgun sequence, the DNA window TAAGAATCAGGTAAAATTGGCAAGCTGCAGACCTATTGGTCATAAGTTCAATATATACTATTTTGTGTTTGCTAATGCTATTCACCTATAGGATTTCATTGAGGCAACCAAAGAAGCTAGCATCACATTCTTGGCAGCCAAGTTTGATGGTATTCTTGGGCTTGGATTTCAAGAGATCTCAGTTGGAAAAGCTGTTCCTGTTTGGTGAGTCAGTGCATGTCAGTTGTTTACACATTGATTTGCTTAAAGGAATCTTAAAATCATACAATGAGAGGTGCTCAGTTTATTTTATTGACTCAAAGATATTTTTAACAACTTTTGCTTTCTGGTTTTAAGTTGCATCTAGTAATTGTTTTTGGATTTGGACTACATTATTTCTAAGATTTTGGATTTCTGTGAATTCTTATAGGTATAATATGGTCGATCAAGGCCTTGTTAAAGAACcagttttttcattttggttGAACCGTAATATTAAAGGAGAAGAAGGTGGAGAAATTGTGTTTGGTGGGGTTGATTCTAATCATTACAAGGGTGAGCACACATATGTTCCCGTGACCCAGAAAGGCTACTGGCAATTTGATATGGGTGATGTCCTAATTGATGGTGAAACAACTGGTATTATACATGTTCTTATTCcctttgttttccctttatgttttttaatagcTGTACTTGATATGGTATTGAAAGAGGATAATACCACTTTCAGGGTATTGTTCTGATGGTTGTAAGGCAATTGCTGATTCTGGGACCTCTCTGGTGGCTGGTCCAACGGTATGTATTGTTAACCTTCATTATCTTTTTTGGCTGGTGAAGTTGTAGGTGTTGCTCACCTCATCATCTTTGTTGGTTGTCCAACAGTAGGTATCGTTACCCTCcataatcttttcttttttcactttcagTCATGTTTTGACATGATTGTATTTTGATATggatggtttttttttaatactggTATAATGAAGTAAATTCATCCTTCTCATCcatttaagtttattaattaatgctGATGAACATATACATATCTCTCAGAGTTTTGAATTAGTTTTGATTTAGCTGTCTTTACCTCTTAGATAGATGCATAAGCTCTTTTTTAAGTCATGTTGTGAAGGGTACCTGCGGGAATATAGAATGTGTTGGGTTTTAAAGTCTGTGTCTGATACATATGTCACCTATGTTTGAAGTATTATGCcgttgaaaatttaaaaacctgtgtattatttcataaaattgaaTTCCATCTATGTGAGAGGATTGATATCATTCGAATTTTCAGACTGTCATTACTCAAATTAATCATGCCATTGGAGCTTCTGGTGTTATAAGTCAAGAATGTAAGATAATGGTTGATCAGTATGGAAAAACCATATTGGAGATGCTGATAGCTCAGGTAATTCTGATGCTagctttctttattcttttcaaatttcaacctTATTAACTTATGACCAATCTTCCATTTACAAGAAATTTTAGCTGAGATAACATGCTACGTCTAGTTTTGTTAGCTGCCATCCTTTTTTAAGAACTCTTTGACTGGTTGAAGGGTTCCTTGTCACTGTTGTTTTATAGACACAACCACAAAAGATCTGCTCTCAAATGGGTCTTTGCACTTTTGATGGCACTCGAGGTGTTAGGTCAGTCTCACCCCTACTTTAATATGGTTATGACATATTTTCACGTTTGTTTGTGAGGATTTTTGTATGTTAAATCTGAAAGCTACTATGCTACAGCTGTTATTAATGTAAATTGAATTCATGTATTACAGTATGGGCATTGAGAGTGTGGTAGATAAGAGCATTGACAAGTCATCTGATGGTGTGGATGACGCTATGTGTACTGCTTGTGAGATGGCAGTAGTGTGGATGCGGAACCAGCTTAGGAGAAATAAGACAGAAGAACAAATCTTGGATTATGTGAATCAGGTATTTTAGCCTTCGAATTCACATTCAGATGAAAAGGTTCCTTGCTCCAAGCTCATGCCATACATTATATTGCAGCTTTGTGACCGACTGCCCAGTCCAAATGGAGAATCGGCAGTTGAGTGTAGCAGTCTATCTTCCATGCCCAATGTGTCATTCACCATTGGTGGTAAAGTATTTCACCTTTCACCGGATCAGGTACAGTGTTATGCTGATATTTAAGGCATTGgagttataaattattgaatagTCATGATTTCAGTGCTACTGATAAGTCTATTATCTGTCACTTGATTATCATTAAGCTTAATTGTTACATGTTTAATTTGAGATCaagattttggatttttttggtttgttgCGTCTTCTGTTTTTCAGCTTTGCTTGATGCAATTTTGTAAAGATACTATGATATACCCTGTCATGTGTATATGAcccatatattatattttttagtatccATATTTGAGTTCTGACATCAATTTGCGGTGAGCAGATATTTTGTTGTCTTGAGAGAGTGTAAAATAGGATAATGTCAGAGACCTTGAAACTCCCCATAAAGTGGTACAAATAGTTATATGTTCCAAGAGAAAGACGATTTTGGAAAGAGAGGAGGTACCTGAGATAATgagattttgaatattaatgctttatatttaagttgtgataaaatgaataaaatggtATTGGAGGAAGAAACTAAAGTGATATAGACTGAGATGGATGACACTGGTTAGAAATTTATACTA includes these proteins:
- the LOC123196311 gene encoding aspartic proteinase A1-like produces the protein MRTKFRAIWVAFLLSLLLSPAVFSLPHDGLIRIGLKKKKLDQLNRFVGQMDSKERETARVPVRKYHLCGNLRDSDTDIVALKNYMDAQYYGDIGIGTPSQTFTVIFDTGSSNLWVPSSKCYFSVSCYFHSKYKSSQSITYEKNGTTAAIQYGTGGISGFFSQDNVKVGDLIVKNQDFIEATKEASITFLAAKFDGILGLGFQEISVGKAVPVWYNMVDQGLVKEPVFSFWLNRNIKGEEGGEIVFGGVDSNHYKGEHTYVPVTQKGYWQFDMGDVLIDGETTGYCSDGCKAIADSGTSLVAGPTTVITQINHAIGASGVISQECKIMVDQYGKTILEMLIAQTQPQKICSQMGLCTFDGTRGVSMGIESVVDKSIDKSSDGVDDAMCTACEMAVVWMRNQLRRNKTEEQILDYVNQLCDRLPSPNGESAVECSSLSSMPNVSFTIGGKVFHLSPDQYVLKVGEGVAAQCISGFIALDVGPPRGPLWILGDIFMGRYHTVFNYGDLTVGFAEAA